One stretch of Candidatus Saccharibacteria bacterium oral taxon 488 DNA includes these proteins:
- a CDS encoding restriction endonuclease: MKVQEFKNKLENTLRGDLKVLQDKNNDWVVKGFIDIYKNIYTISIDTKVISKIIELMLFPTISKFARSNKLKMVLAEHQNFYPDITFIDERDGTVFAVDVKSTYRVSNTRVNGFTLGAFTGYFRNRSSGKNITMPYSNYTCHLVLGVIYTQQPNKIDEEKIYTIDDLPEIVSVVSDFDYIVQEKYKIANSRPGSGNTKNIGSITEIEKLHNGNGPFAKLGADIFDDYWMYYQTRDMADGGNTPYSNLKQYVAYKKKLPDAKLLNTIDEEL; this comes from the coding sequence ATGAAAGTACAAGAATTTAAGAACAAATTAGAAAATACCTTAAGGGGTGACCTTAAAGTCTTGCAAGACAAGAATAATGATTGGGTAGTTAAGGGCTTTATAGACATTTACAAAAATATCTATACTATCTCAATAGATACAAAGGTCATATCTAAGATAATAGAGCTTATGTTGTTCCCTACGATTTCGAAGTTTGCGAGAAGCAATAAGCTAAAAATGGTGCTAGCTGAGCATCAAAATTTCTATCCTGACATTACGTTTATTGATGAGAGAGACGGGACTGTGTTTGCAGTAGATGTGAAATCTACCTATCGAGTCAGCAATACTCGAGTAAACGGTTTTACCTTGGGTGCTTTTACTGGATATTTCCGCAATCGTTCCAGTGGTAAAAATATAACTATGCCATATTCAAATTATACTTGCCACCTTGTTCTTGGGGTCATTTATACGCAGCAGCCCAATAAAATTGATGAAGAAAAAATATATACGATTGATGATTTACCGGAGATAGTCTCTGTTGTCTCTGATTTTGATTATATTGTTCAGGAAAAATATAAGATTGCCAACTCAAGGCCAGGTTCAGGAAATACAAAAAATATTGGCTCGATCACAGAGATAGAAAAGCTACATAATGGTAACGGGCCGTTCGCTAAACTTGGTGCAGATATTTTTGACGACTATTGGATGTATTACCAAACTCGTGATATGGCTGATGGTGGAAATACGCCATATTCAAATCTAAAGCAATACGTAGCATACAAGAAAAAGCTGCCGGATGCTAAATTATTAAACACCATCGACGAAGAGTTGTAG
- a CDS encoding TfoX/Sxy family protein: MYGGETSPSSLPVTALQNFADSLLSVEFMIRYPTLPIGVFLSSGVTLFFSIVSLYQKKARKNSETAIAITASAFGVFIGMALVIGLMYNEAIADQVRTELTHLPDTHEIKMYGGIAFMVNNKMCVCVGGSKADNIMVRVGADAYEDALKRKGPRPTIMKDRPIKGYIDLDSEGRA; this comes from the coding sequence ATGTATGGCGGTGAGACATCACCCAGTTCTCTGCCGGTTACGGCGCTCCAGAACTTTGCCGATTCTTTGCTGTCTGTTGAGTTTATGATAAGGTATCCAACCCTACCAATAGGCGTTTTTCTTTCCTCTGGCGTTACCCTTTTCTTTTCCATAGTTTCATTATATCAAAAGAAAGCCAGAAAGAACTCTGAGACGGCTATCGCCATTACTGCGAGTGCGTTCGGCGTATTCATCGGTATGGCACTGGTGATCGGGCTGATGTATAATGAAGCCATCGCCGACCAGGTGCGGACAGAACTCACACATTTGCCCGACACGCACGAAATCAAGATGTATGGTGGTATTGCCTTTATGGTCAACAACAAAATGTGCGTTTGCGTTGGTGGTAGTAAAGCAGACAATATCATGGTGCGTGTCGGTGCGGACGCATACGAGGACGCACTGAAACGAAAGGGCCCGCGCCCGACAATCATGAAAGATCGTCCGATCAAAGGTTATATCGACCTCGACAGCGAGGGGCGAGCGTAG
- a CDS encoding CPBP family intramembrane metalloprotease has product MSQLSIKNKFISTVRAYPLASFFILAYLGSWIGWSPWWLSQTGVGLLPYELPRSAAAGINQLGLIAGPLVAVFVVTRIVSGREGVKQLQKSFTQWRAHPLAYILAFAAIPLAICAAYFLFGGVGISSDMSPAIITTLLVTFVTYLAGGPLQEEGGWRGFALHRLQQRYHPLVAAVILGVVHCLWHIPLFFTSEWDTARSGVSQLWAYLVLVVSMSVVMSWLVNKARGSVFLAILAHNSVNWSLFVVATLSGAAVTNNWPAALSLTVLAIVAIVATRGRLAFEQSNK; this is encoded by the coding sequence ATGAGCCAGCTATCTATAAAAAACAAGTTCATTAGCACTGTTCGTGCCTATCCCCTAGCGTCATTTTTTATTCTCGCATATCTTGGGTCGTGGATTGGGTGGAGTCCGTGGTGGTTGTCGCAGACAGGTGTCGGGTTGCTACCGTATGAGCTGCCACGTTCTGCGGCTGCCGGCATCAATCAGCTCGGGCTTATTGCGGGGCCACTGGTTGCGGTGTTTGTTGTTACTCGCATTGTGAGTGGACGCGAAGGAGTAAAGCAACTACAAAAGAGCTTTACACAGTGGCGAGCGCACCCACTGGCATATATTCTCGCATTCGCGGCAATTCCTCTCGCGATTTGTGCGGCGTATTTCCTCTTTGGTGGTGTCGGGATTTCGTCCGACATGTCGCCTGCGATTATCACGACACTGCTCGTCACATTTGTTACATATCTTGCTGGCGGTCCGCTACAAGAAGAGGGCGGCTGGCGAGGCTTCGCCCTTCATCGTTTGCAGCAGCGGTATCACCCGCTAGTTGCGGCGGTTATTTTGGGCGTCGTGCACTGTCTATGGCATATACCATTATTCTTTACTTCCGAATGGGACACGGCACGCAGCGGTGTTTCGCAGTTATGGGCGTACCTTGTACTAGTGGTGAGTATGTCGGTGGTGATGTCATGGCTCGTCAACAAGGCACGCGGTAGTGTGTTTCTTGCTATACTCGCACACAATAGCGTCAACTGGTCGCTCTTTGTTGTCGCAACGCTCAGCGGCGCTGCTGTCACCAACAACTGGCCTGCTGCACTCAGTCTGACAGTGCTAGCAATCGTGGCGATTGTTGCGACACGTGGGCGACTTGCTTTTGAACAGAGCAATAAGTAA
- a CDS encoding tetratricopeptide repeat protein, with protein sequence MHMSGLLVILLVMVWAVWYQPSVGEAQNLPVKLSEKLDKLWAIAQESLRENKYLRAEKALLTILRVDEKNATAYNRLGILYAKQRAYKDAIECFEIAQSLEPSASSLHNVGLIYYETQDYVKAALAFEQALDMEANHAARHIAYAKVQEKLGNTKKMLAALEKAAELEPTPHTLNTLAQAYDSAKQPELAAKLRERATAMLTPDKPATTSRRSQHPAHPQQPRQPRQSSRKVIM encoded by the coding sequence ATGCATATGTCTGGATTATTAGTTATCCTGCTGGTTATGGTGTGGGCAGTTTGGTATCAGCCATCAGTCGGCGAAGCGCAAAACTTACCAGTTAAATTGTCAGAGAAACTCGATAAGCTCTGGGCCATCGCTCAAGAGTCGCTGCGCGAAAACAAATATCTGCGTGCCGAGAAGGCACTCCTAACCATCCTGCGCGTCGATGAGAAAAATGCCACGGCCTACAACCGCCTGGGGATTTTATACGCCAAGCAGCGCGCCTACAAGGACGCCATCGAATGTTTTGAAATCGCCCAGAGCCTCGAGCCGAGCGCCTCGAGCCTGCACAATGTCGGCCTCATTTACTACGAGACGCAAGATTATGTCAAGGCGGCGCTGGCATTTGAGCAGGCGCTTGATATGGAAGCCAATCATGCCGCCCGGCACATCGCCTACGCCAAGGTTCAGGAGAAATTAGGCAACACCAAGAAAATGCTGGCGGCGCTGGAGAAGGCCGCCGAGCTTGAACCGACGCCGCACACACTGAACACACTCGCTCAAGCCTACGACAGCGCCAAGCAGCCCGAACTGGCCGCCAAACTTCGCGAGCGCGCCACGGCCATGCTTACGCCCGACAAGCCAGCCACCACCTCACGCCGTTCGCAACACCCAGCTCACCCTCAGCAGCCACGCCAGCCGCGGCAATCATCACGAAAAGTAATCATGTAG
- a CDS encoding RluA family pseudouridine synthase: MKISPRTVLKIARLYQLADDNTPVKALRHLKVQTDESHVLAEFILNKQHFAVLYGSIVDEESIDELWPGKPANAEMLPNPLDPNFTETPFQGKFVMMFRIVPTKQRLDIHLSTIFDPSISRSLWQKYIKAGRVSVNQRVVTTPKFEVDETDEIAVKLPEQEQASAELPVLYEDDDVMVVNKPSGLLTHAKGGLSTEPTVAEIIRPKTSFASDTDRPGIVHRLDRDTSGVLIIAKNADAAAHLQGQFAQRTAKKTYLAVTDGIPKLAAAKIDLPIGRNPSAPSTFRVDPNGKPAQTTYRVLTATSTQALIELKPTTGRTHQLRVHMAHLATPILGDRVYGKPNASRLMLHAHKLEITLPSGERKTFEAAAPAEFRQLFPEAAATQDKTDETAHD, encoded by the coding sequence GTGAAAATTTCGCCGCGCACCGTCCTCAAGATCGCCAGATTGTACCAGCTGGCAGACGACAACACGCCCGTCAAGGCCTTGCGCCACCTGAAGGTTCAGACGGACGAGTCGCACGTGCTGGCAGAATTCATCCTGAACAAACAGCATTTTGCTGTGTTATATGGTTCGATTGTTGACGAGGAATCAATTGACGAATTATGGCCTGGTAAGCCCGCCAACGCTGAGATGTTGCCAAATCCGCTTGACCCGAATTTCACCGAGACGCCGTTTCAGGGCAAGTTTGTCATGATGTTTCGAATTGTACCGACCAAGCAGCGCCTGGACATCCACTTGTCCACAATATTTGACCCATCAATTTCGCGCAGCCTCTGGCAAAAATACATCAAAGCTGGGCGTGTTTCGGTCAATCAGCGAGTGGTGACGACGCCGAAGTTTGAGGTTGACGAGACCGATGAAATTGCCGTCAAGTTGCCAGAGCAGGAGCAGGCAAGTGCAGAGCTGCCAGTGTTGTACGAAGACGATGACGTGATGGTGGTGAATAAACCCAGCGGTCTCCTGACGCATGCCAAAGGCGGATTATCGACCGAGCCGACGGTAGCGGAAATTATTCGTCCCAAGACTTCGTTTGCCTCGGACACCGACCGGCCGGGCATCGTCCATCGGCTCGACCGCGACACCTCGGGCGTACTGATTATCGCGAAAAACGCTGACGCTGCCGCCCACCTGCAAGGGCAATTCGCCCAGCGTACTGCCAAAAAAACCTACCTCGCGGTGACCGACGGCATACCAAAACTAGCCGCCGCAAAAATCGACCTGCCAATTGGCCGCAACCCATCCGCGCCCAGCACCTTCCGTGTTGACCCAAACGGCAAACCCGCCCAGACGACCTACCGCGTACTGACAGCAACCAGTACCCAAGCACTGATTGAACTTAAACCCACCACCGGCCGCACTCACCAGCTGCGTGTCCATATGGCGCACCTAGCCACACCAATTCTCGGCGACCGCGTCTACGGCAAACCGAACGCCAGCCGCCTGATGCTCCACGCCCACAAACTGGAAATCACGTTGCCATCAGGTGAACGAAAAACCTTTGAAGCGGCCGCTCCAGCGGAGTTTCGACAATTATTCCCGGAGGCTGCCGCGACCCAAGACAAAACGGACGAGACCGCTCATGACTAG
- the trpS gene encoding tryptophan--tRNA ligase — translation MSKPVILTGVRANNDIHIGNYFGAILPIVDMAKRRSTDFDINLFIPDLHSFTTPIDHSKLYDSILNNARIYTAAGLPLDNQAIHLYRQSRVPAHSELAWILDCFTGFGEMSRMTQFKDKGGKVDIRSVAERIKKALDAQKNDDNISGRTELMQLYNELAFEKEVSVGLFNYPVLMAADILLYNAAYVPVGDDQTQHLEFTRDIAERMNRKFGELLTVPKPVAEQHQFFGKDQGLRIKDLANPTKKMSKSDDTGKGVIFLGDDPQAAHKKIMSATTDSLGTVQYDRDNQPGISNLLEILTLVRQDAGRDVSLEQTISQYAGMERYGDFKRIVADEVAEFLANFQARLAAVDEQAIEHKLESSERDMNVIANATLHRVQKAVGLRR, via the coding sequence ATGAGTAAACCCGTCATCCTCACTGGCGTGCGCGCCAACAACGATATTCACATTGGCAATTATTTTGGCGCGATTTTGCCGATTGTCGATATGGCGAAGCGCCGCTCGACCGATTTTGATATCAATCTGTTCATCCCGGATCTACACAGCTTCACTACACCGATTGATCACAGTAAATTGTACGACAGCATCCTCAACAACGCCCGGATTTATACGGCCGCAGGGTTGCCGCTGGACAACCAGGCGATTCACCTGTACCGCCAAAGCCGCGTGCCGGCACACAGCGAGCTGGCGTGGATTTTGGATTGCTTCACTGGTTTTGGCGAGATGAGCCGGATGACGCAGTTTAAGGATAAGGGTGGTAAGGTAGATATTCGCAGTGTCGCCGAGAGAATCAAAAAAGCTCTTGATGCGCAAAAAAACGATGATAACATTTCGGGAAGAACGGAACTTATGCAGCTATACAACGAGCTGGCTTTTGAAAAAGAAGTTTCCGTCGGCCTCTTCAACTACCCAGTCCTGATGGCGGCCGACATTTTGCTTTACAACGCCGCTTATGTGCCAGTCGGCGACGACCAAACCCAGCACTTGGAATTCACCCGCGACATCGCCGAGCGCATGAACCGCAAATTCGGCGAATTATTAACCGTACCCAAACCAGTTGCTGAGCAACACCAATTCTTCGGCAAAGACCAGGGTCTGCGCATCAAGGACTTGGCGAACCCGACTAAAAAAATGAGCAAGTCCGACGACACTGGCAAGGGCGTGATTTTCCTAGGCGACGACCCGCAGGCAGCTCACAAAAAGATCATGAGCGCCACCACCGATTCGCTGGGCACGGTACAGTACGACCGTGACAACCAGCCAGGCATTTCCAATCTGCTGGAGATTTTGACGCTGGTGCGCCAAGACGCTGGACGAGACGTGAGTTTGGAACAGACCATCAGCCAGTACGCTGGCATGGAGCGCTACGGCGATTTCAAGCGAATTGTGGCTGATGAAGTAGCGGAATTCTTGGCGAATTTCCAGGCGCGTCTGGCGGCAGTTGATGAACAGGCAATCGAACACAAACTAGAGTCCAGCGAGCGCGACATGAACGTCATCGCTAATGCAACCTTGCACCGCGTCCAAAAAGCTGTGGGGCTACGGAGATAG
- a CDS encoding RsmB/NOP family class I SAM-dependent RNA methyltransferase: MRSTNAMAKLLLKRSIGTPSETTMAKRKDPAQERQKKRELWINRTIQWSGLPSAEVEARLSQTRTQSFRLNPLVDREVAPKLLSRQVARCPDGYEIIPEYLAEYQQLADGGRGYIQNAASWLPVLALAPAAGERILDLCAAPGGKSSHIQAIASGQADLVCNDNSKPRLMKLQANLKRLNVSAEYMLADARNLSRRQLEAFDKILLDAPCSGEGLMSLNASDTPLFDSWSVAHIRRLSDLQKRLILEAWRLLKPDGTLVYSTCTMAPEENEVVVDWLLRRQPDASLVPIDIAPLPHRVPVVRSWNDRAFTHDLSGCLRLMPGRLTEAFFVAVFRKTPLAESMV; the protein is encoded by the coding sequence ATGAGATCGACAAACGCTATGGCCAAGTTGTTGCTCAAGCGATCAATCGGCACGCCATCGGAGACGACTATGGCCAAGCGTAAAGATCCAGCCCAGGAGCGCCAGAAAAAGCGTGAGCTCTGGATCAATCGCACGATACAGTGGAGCGGTCTGCCTAGCGCCGAGGTCGAGGCAAGGCTGTCACAAACCCGCACCCAGAGTTTTCGGCTCAATCCATTGGTCGATAGGGAAGTCGCCCCCAAACTGCTGAGCCGCCAGGTTGCCCGGTGTCCGGATGGCTACGAAATTATCCCGGAGTACCTCGCTGAATATCAGCAGCTGGCTGACGGCGGACGCGGCTATATCCAAAATGCCGCCAGCTGGCTGCCGGTCCTGGCGCTTGCACCTGCGGCGGGTGAACGCATCCTCGACCTGTGCGCTGCGCCCGGCGGTAAATCCAGCCATATACAGGCCATAGCCAGCGGTCAAGCCGACCTGGTCTGTAATGACAATTCCAAGCCGCGCCTGATGAAGCTCCAGGCCAATCTCAAACGGCTCAATGTTTCAGCCGAATATATGCTAGCTGATGCTAGAAATCTCTCCCGTCGTCAGCTGGAGGCCTTTGACAAAATTCTACTTGACGCTCCATGTTCTGGCGAAGGGCTGATGAGCCTGAACGCCAGCGATACTCCGTTGTTTGACAGCTGGTCGGTGGCGCATATCCGGAGACTGAGTGACCTGCAAAAACGCCTCATCCTCGAGGCTTGGCGACTGCTGAAACCTGACGGCACGCTTGTCTACAGCACCTGCACCATGGCGCCAGAAGAAAACGAAGTAGTCGTCGACTGGCTATTGCGTCGTCAGCCTGACGCCAGCCTTGTGCCAATCGACATCGCGCCGCTGCCACATCGCGTGCCTGTCGTCCGGTCGTGGAATGACCGCGCTTTTACGCATGACCTAAGCGGTTGCTTGCGCCTGATGCCGGGCAGGCTAACTGAGGCGTTTTTTGTTGCGGTATTTCGTAAAACACCTCTCGCCGAATCAATGGTATAA